A portion of the Candidatus Nitrosotenuis aquarius genome contains these proteins:
- a CDS encoding polyprenyl synthetase family protein — protein sequence MDRKNLKINPLLDTYKEYIQKIDSALESELSLYSKSEFMQPLMYAIEGGKRIRPLILLLAAESVGKADERAFAAGCAVEFLHTESVIHDDIIDNETSRRHKDPFHIKYGYNTSILTGDFVLGLILNISSRLNNPRITKDLANTAMLMSEGEVLETMLETSQDLTFDDYLKVIEYKTATAFEVSSRLGAIIGGGSEDQIVALSEYGRNIGIAYQIRDDLIDWKNEDKLFNLLVKRSMDPRDIFNHMEKMLKDYAGKATASLRIIPDNDAKSHLEYLLRLTTLKL from the coding sequence TTGGATCGAAAAAATCTGAAAATCAATCCATTACTTGACACATACAAAGAGTATATACAAAAAATAGACAGCGCCCTAGAATCCGAATTATCACTGTATTCCAAGTCAGAGTTCATGCAGCCCCTCATGTACGCAATAGAAGGCGGAAAGAGAATCAGGCCCCTGATATTATTGCTGGCTGCAGAATCTGTTGGCAAGGCGGATGAGCGTGCATTTGCGGCAGGCTGTGCAGTGGAATTTTTACACACAGAATCTGTAATTCATGATGATATTATCGACAATGAAACGTCGCGAAGGCACAAGGACCCGTTTCACATCAAATACGGATACAACACAAGTATTCTGACTGGCGATTTTGTCCTGGGATTAATCCTTAACATTTCATCTAGGCTAAACAACCCAAGAATCACAAAAGACCTGGCAAACACTGCAATGCTGATGAGTGAAGGCGAGGTCCTAGAGACAATGCTAGAGACAAGCCAGGACCTTACATTTGATGACTATCTCAAAGTAATAGAATACAAAACCGCAACAGCATTTGAGGTATCATCAAGGCTTGGCGCAATAATCGGCGGTGGAAGTGAGGACCAAATTGTTGCACTATCGGAATACGGACGAAACATCGGAATTGCATATCAAATCCGAGATGATCTAATCGACTGGAAAAACGAAGACAAGCTGTTTAATCTACTAGTAAAGCGAAGTATGGACCCGCGTGACATTTTCAATCACATGGAAAAAATGCTAAAGGATTATGCAGGAAAAGCTACGGCCAGTCTTAGAATAATTCCAGACAATGATGCAAAGTCGCATTTGGAATATTTGCTAAGACTTACTACTTTGAAATTATAA
- a CDS encoding TenA family transcriptional regulator, with product MSLAKKIDQLIEQKSLLKHPFYQMWSEGKLSKEMLAGYSKEYFQMVKAVPSFVGMIVPYAPESMVSEIKENQQEESEHITPWAHFAVSLGVQNIESYTGLEKTTSAVYELSGLMTSLESGAAAMYAFEKEIPKISHTKLEGLAKFYNITSDSATEYFRLHEEADIRHAATWEKILDTIPEEKHSEFLAIAEKSLDAQNHLLDSCYENYCTSL from the coding sequence ATGTCGCTTGCAAAAAAAATTGATCAGCTTATCGAGCAGAAGAGCTTACTCAAACACCCGTTTTATCAAATGTGGTCAGAAGGCAAATTATCCAAAGAAATGCTTGCAGGCTATTCTAAAGAATACTTCCAAATGGTAAAGGCGGTCCCGTCTTTTGTTGGTATGATTGTGCCCTACGCACCAGAATCAATGGTATCAGAAATCAAAGAAAACCAGCAGGAAGAATCCGAACACATTACTCCTTGGGCTCACTTTGCAGTATCCCTAGGCGTCCAAAACATAGAGTCCTATACAGGACTGGAAAAGACAACCTCTGCGGTCTATGAGCTATCTGGACTAATGACTTCGCTAGAGTCAGGAGCTGCCGCAATGTATGCATTTGAAAAAGAAATTCCAAAGATAAGTCACACAAAACTAGAGGGCTTGGCAAAATTCTACAATATCACTTCAGATTCTGCAACAGAGTACTTTAGACTGCACGAGGAAGCAGATATTAGACATGCAGCAACATGGGAAAAAATCCTAGATACCATTCCAGAAGAAAAACATTCAGAATTTTTGGCAATTGCAGAAAAGTCACTGGATGCACAAAACCATCTGTTGGATAGCTGCTACGAAAATTACTGCACATCTCTATAA
- a CDS encoding site-specific integrase, which produces MIDPFPSKSSNDLVNCPHREKLNTGDDPSISNEIPDEGIDMGKNTTYTTTNNTAKIQKISKKQRLLANPDVHRWYKNVARGSPITADVRLRRLRKFLEDHDITPMQFAELGMKDIRTATDLLQDYITRLEENGNAPQYIKGLLTSVKSWLRHFDVEIKRKIKIKNIDSTPTLENERVPEGNELAELFNRANMRQGAIMALIGKSGLRPEVLGNYDASDGLSIRDLPDLAIIQGLAVFTRSPAKIVVRRTLSKARHEYFTFITDLGGKRLLAYLNQRIMDGDSLGPESPVIAPSKLTRWRGNNIGKKFVKTQVIVDDVRTAMRPRFTWRPYVLRAYFDTQLLIAESRGKIAHDFRVFFMGHRGSIESKYTTNKGILPKILTDEMRDAFKRSEEFLDLEKATEDPLEKQKEDAKTKIETMRPEELARVLELLSDLRGGNTSSESQRQTSLSN; this is translated from the coding sequence TTGATAGATCCTTTTCCATCCAAGAGCAGCAACGACTTGGTCAACTGTCCACACCGAGAAAAGCTAAATACCGGAGACGACCCCTCTATTTCCAATGAAATCCCCGACGAGGGGATCGATATGGGAAAAAACACAACATACACAACAACGAACAACACTGCCAAAATTCAAAAAATATCCAAAAAACAGAGACTTCTTGCCAATCCAGACGTACACAGATGGTACAAAAATGTCGCACGTGGAAGCCCGATAACGGCAGACGTGAGACTGAGAAGACTTCGAAAGTTCCTTGAAGACCACGACATTACCCCGATGCAGTTTGCCGAATTAGGGATGAAGGACATCAGGACTGCAACAGACTTGTTGCAGGACTACATAACGCGTCTTGAGGAAAACGGAAATGCGCCGCAATACATCAAGGGACTTTTGACATCCGTGAAATCCTGGCTTCGTCATTTCGACGTAGAGATCAAAAGAAAGATCAAAATCAAGAACATCGACTCCACACCAACTCTTGAGAACGAGAGGGTTCCAGAGGGAAACGAGCTTGCAGAACTGTTCAACAGGGCAAACATGAGACAGGGCGCAATAATGGCACTGATTGGAAAATCAGGTCTTCGCCCCGAAGTTCTTGGTAACTATGACGCAAGTGACGGTCTGTCCATCAGGGATTTGCCAGACCTTGCAATCATTCAGGGACTCGCAGTCTTTACCAGAAGCCCGGCAAAGATAGTTGTCAGAAGAACACTATCAAAGGCGCGACACGAATACTTCACCTTCATCACAGATCTTGGTGGAAAGAGACTTCTTGCATACCTCAACCAGAGGATAATGGACGGTGATTCGCTTGGTCCAGAGTCCCCAGTCATTGCACCAAGCAAGCTGACTAGATGGCGAGGAAACAACATCGGCAAGAAATTCGTCAAGACACAGGTGATAGTGGACGACGTGAGAACAGCTATGAGACCAAGATTCACATGGAGACCGTATGTGCTGCGCGCATACTTTGACACGCAACTACTCATTGCGGAGTCGAGGGGAAAGATAGCACATGACTTTCGTGTGTTCTTTATGGGACATCGTGGAAGCATTGAATCCAAGTACACTACGAACAAAGGGATACTACCAAAAATCCTGACAGACGAAATGCGTGACGCGTTCAAGAGAAGCGAGGAGTTTCTTGATCTGGAAAAGGCAACAGAGGACCCGTTGGAAAAACAAAAGGAAGATGCAAAGACAAAGATAGAGACGATGAGGCCGGAGGAACTCGCAAGGGTGCTAGAGCTTCTTAGTGATCTGAGAGGCGGCAATACAAGCAGCGAGTCGCAACGGCAGACGAGTCTGAGCAACTAA
- a CDS encoding helicase HerA domain-containing protein: protein MSEIDDFRQEIMDKVSKIPGLPTGYIDTLLRMLPYANERRRKKLVDKIKSLVETKFNEHSMRSKNPLLSFPSKADAIGDGVIIGHVCSGDRVLHPFGLTSENLRENEFVVARSGHGKTTTVFNFVDQLIKHEICFLSFDWKQDYRTLAKKYDDVYVIRWHELAYNVLTNCPEGMDIKLWWRVVLDIAAHSQGLLMATPAHILRSLEELYEHNKGQVTFRELENHLKSQHSESRKENEYSAIAENRIFNINQALDKVINVKHGFEIKELFKRRIIIEMFPLDFSVASFLIQTIIMHEFYRRLYNQIRLNRKSTLDSEFKSKFCKIIMDEAHLTQYSGQERSLVSTELSLPPLATFFSQSREMMLGTFALTQFPHLVMDAFKDNAGTMIVGNIVESDQQRNLSSSLGLDRDSEKILGKLEKGTWIARVAGRTKPFVLKTLDIKKGDLIADAEVLQRSRPLITALDMKRQEIESRMFMVQVEKKSEEVHLPDLTKEGWLLLDYVFFHEWSYQQQITEALGISDRKFAKVKQDLLDKNLIRIQKFPVKVHDRIHFSLTPNALEIMKILGRPAQRIGYWKWISGVPGYEHHYWLNVLRVKHKILGWNGRVEYDLKDGRRVDLYEELNGHRKAVEIELSTKDVENKVRVLTDREVDELVLLYREESAFQFARSKLERMENIPKEKIWIGLIRDYVELLDDVIKGPEKSGNIEGPDPAVPDSEQNRKDGGNNGVTD from the coding sequence TTGTCTGAGATAGATGATTTCAGACAGGAGATAATGGACAAGGTCTCAAAGATTCCAGGACTCCCCACAGGCTACATCGACACTCTGTTGAGGATGCTGCCGTATGCAAACGAGAGAAGGCGAAAGAAGCTGGTTGACAAGATAAAGAGTTTGGTCGAGACAAAATTCAATGAACATTCAATGAGATCAAAGAATCCATTGCTCTCATTTCCGTCAAAGGCAGACGCAATTGGTGATGGAGTGATCATCGGACATGTTTGCTCTGGAGACAGAGTGCTACACCCCTTCGGCCTCACCAGTGAAAATCTACGTGAAAATGAATTTGTAGTTGCCAGGTCAGGCCATGGAAAGACCACCACAGTCTTCAACTTTGTTGATCAGTTGATCAAACATGAAATATGCTTTCTTTCCTTTGACTGGAAGCAGGACTATAGAACTCTTGCCAAAAAATACGATGACGTTTACGTCATAAGATGGCACGAGCTTGCATACAACGTTTTGACAAACTGTCCAGAAGGCATGGACATAAAGCTGTGGTGGAGAGTTGTCTTGGATATCGCAGCACACTCACAGGGCCTCTTGATGGCGACACCTGCCCACATTCTTCGCTCACTAGAAGAATTGTATGAGCACAACAAGGGACAGGTGACATTCCGTGAACTGGAGAACCACCTCAAATCGCAGCACAGCGAAAGCAGAAAGGAGAACGAATATTCCGCAATCGCGGAAAACAGAATATTCAACATCAATCAGGCACTGGACAAAGTAATCAACGTAAAACACGGATTTGAGATCAAGGAACTTTTCAAAAGACGAATCATAATCGAGATGTTTCCGCTGGATTTCTCGGTGGCATCGTTTCTTATCCAGACCATAATCATGCACGAGTTTTACCGAAGACTCTACAACCAGATAAGACTCAACCGGAAGTCTACTCTAGATAGCGAGTTTAAGTCTAAATTCTGTAAAATAATTATGGACGAAGCTCACCTTACACAGTACAGCGGCCAAGAAAGAAGCCTTGTGTCTACAGAGCTGTCTTTGCCCCCACTTGCTACTTTTTTCAGCCAGAGCCGCGAGATGATGCTCGGCACATTTGCACTAACTCAGTTCCCACATTTAGTGATGGATGCATTCAAGGACAATGCCGGTACCATGATTGTTGGAAACATAGTTGAAAGTGATCAGCAGAGAAATCTTTCCTCTTCGCTTGGATTGGACAGGGATTCTGAGAAAATACTCGGAAAACTGGAAAAGGGAACTTGGATTGCAAGAGTTGCCGGAAGAACAAAACCGTTTGTTCTAAAGACTCTTGACATAAAGAAAGGGGATCTGATAGCAGATGCAGAGGTACTGCAAAGATCAAGGCCGCTCATTACTGCACTTGACATGAAGCGACAGGAAATTGAAAGCAGGATGTTCATGGTTCAGGTTGAAAAGAAATCAGAGGAGGTACACCTGCCAGACCTCACAAAGGAGGGATGGTTGCTTCTTGACTATGTGTTCTTTCATGAGTGGAGCTACCAGCAGCAGATAACAGAGGCACTTGGAATATCTGACAGGAAATTTGCCAAGGTGAAGCAAGACCTGCTTGACAAAAACCTGATTAGAATACAGAAATTCCCAGTGAAGGTCCATGACAGAATCCACTTTTCCCTCACTCCAAACGCCTTGGAGATAATGAAGATTCTAGGCAGACCTGCACAGAGGATCGGCTACTGGAAGTGGATTTCCGGCGTTCCAGGGTACGAGCATCATTATTGGCTCAATGTGCTCAGAGTCAAGCACAAGATACTGGGCTGGAACGGCAGAGTGGAATACGACCTCAAGGACGGTCGAAGGGTAGATCTCTACGAGGAATTGAATGGGCACCGCAAGGCAGTGGAAATCGAGCTTTCAACAAAGGATGTTGAGAACAAGGTCAGAGTGCTGACAGACCGAGAGGTGGATGAATTGGTACTGCTATACAGAGAAGAATCGGCTTTCCAGTTTGCAAGATCAAAGCTGGAGAGGATGGAAAACATTCCAAAAGAAAAGATTTGGATTGGATTAATTCGGGATTATGTGGAGTTACTTGACGATGTAATAAAGGGCCCGGAGAAGAGCGGAAACATCGAGGGTCCAGACCCTGCCGTTCCTGATTCTGAACAAAACCGGAAAGATGGCGGAAACAATGGTGTGACAGACTAA